A genomic segment from Geitlerinema sp. PCC 7407 encodes:
- a CDS encoding RNA polymerase sigma factor — protein sequence MHIPKFPECNHPLIQSLFRHSDQDLVTLFQRHPEEGKYFTGIFCRYSPVVYSLISHTARSPAQADYLFATTWRHIYYELRGLDFVALGVRPEDFNLQNWLINLTAICINRAELPPVESIHYSLEATPPPLWCYVEQALDQLPAVMRLMIVMAQTFRWSETRISAYLQAEGEHISPAEVRGRLQEGYQQLEAALPPDIREIYLHETGDRLQGSSWEFSTAAPPQE from the coding sequence GTGCACATTCCCAAGTTTCCCGAATGCAACCATCCCTTGATCCAGTCGCTGTTTCGCCACAGCGACCAGGATCTCGTGACGTTGTTTCAGCGTCATCCCGAAGAGGGCAAGTACTTCACGGGGATTTTTTGTCGCTACAGCCCGGTGGTGTACTCCCTGATTTCCCACACGGCGCGATCGCCTGCCCAAGCCGACTATCTCTTCGCGACGACTTGGCGGCACATCTACTATGAGCTGCGAGGGCTAGATTTTGTGGCCCTGGGCGTGCGGCCAGAGGATTTTAATTTGCAAAACTGGCTGATCAATCTGACGGCCATCTGCATTAATCGGGCCGAGCTGCCGCCGGTGGAGTCGATTCACTATTCCCTAGAGGCAACGCCGCCGCCCCTGTGGTGCTATGTGGAGCAGGCCCTCGATCAGCTGCCTGCGGTGATGCGGCTGATGATCGTGATGGCCCAGACCTTCCGCTGGAGCGAAACGCGGATTTCTGCCTACCTGCAAGCGGAGGGTGAGCACATTTCCCCGGCTGAGGTGCGGGGACGGCTCCAGGAAGGCTACCAGCAGCTGGAAGCGGCGCTGCCGCCGGATATTCGCGAGATTTATTTGCACGAGACGGGCGATCGCTTGCAGGGCTCGTCTTGGGAATTTTCGACGGCTGCACCGCCCCAGGAATAA
- a CDS encoding NblA/ycf18 family protein translates to MDNNTFDLSLEQQFEMQRVRTDAQSMSHDQVLENLLEVSRLIMLKDNLIRDLMRRSAS, encoded by the coding sequence ATGGATAACAACACTTTCGACCTCAGCCTCGAACAACAGTTTGAAATGCAGCGCGTCCGCACTGATGCCCAAAGCATGAGCCACGATCAGGTGTTAGAAAACTTGCTAGAAGTTTCTCGACTCATCATGCTCAAGGACAATTTAATCCGCGATTTGATGCGTCGCTCTGCCAGCTAA
- a CDS encoding AarF/ABC1/UbiB kinase family protein — MSVLSADSTNSPQPSTHRKAKVHTDKSYRWNRERYSRPRRFIDIWTFVWLFLGSLWLNNKAWSYRGGMTDAKKAARRRAQAIWVRETFLDLGPTFIKVGQLFSTRADIFPIEYVEELSKLQDRVPAFSFEQVQRIIEEDLGKPVSNLFQNFEQIPIAAASLGQVHKAQLHSGETVVVKVQRPGLKKLFSIDLDILRGIARYFQNHPDWGRGRDWTGIYEECCRILWLEIDYLNEGRNADHFRRNFRNESWVKVPRVYWRYSSPRTLTLEYLPGIKISHYEALEAAGLDRKLLAQLGARAYLQQLLNDGFFHADPHPGNIAVSPEEGSLIFYDFGMMGQVRTDIREKLMDTFFGIAQKDAARVVDSLIALEAIAPTDDIGPVRRSVQYMLDNFMDQPFENQSVSAISEDLYEIAYNNPFRFPATFTFVMRAFSTLEGVGKGLDPEFNFMEVAKPFAMQLMAGGNQQETTSLFNELGRQAAQVSSTALNLPRRIEDTLGKLEQGDIRVRVRSTETDRALRRLSSVTMGINYMLLICTFILSATILFVHGKGWLAGAALVAAGAIAFFLIRMFKRIDRYDRMFQ, encoded by the coding sequence GTGTCTGTTCTCTCCGCCGATTCGACGAACTCTCCCCAGCCATCCACCCACCGTAAGGCCAAAGTCCATACGGACAAATCCTATCGATGGAATCGGGAACGCTACTCGCGCCCGCGACGTTTCATCGATATCTGGACTTTTGTCTGGCTCTTTCTGGGCTCTCTGTGGCTCAACAACAAAGCCTGGAGCTATCGCGGCGGCATGACCGATGCCAAAAAAGCCGCTCGACGACGCGCCCAAGCCATTTGGGTTCGAGAAACCTTTTTGGATCTAGGCCCCACCTTTATTAAGGTGGGCCAGCTTTTTTCGACCCGCGCCGACATCTTCCCCATCGAGTATGTGGAAGAGCTCTCCAAGCTCCAGGACCGAGTACCGGCCTTCAGCTTTGAGCAGGTCCAGCGGATCATCGAGGAAGACCTGGGCAAGCCCGTTAGCAACTTGTTCCAGAACTTTGAGCAGATTCCCATCGCTGCCGCCAGCCTGGGCCAGGTGCACAAAGCTCAGCTTCACTCGGGCGAAACGGTGGTGGTCAAGGTCCAGCGTCCGGGCCTCAAAAAGCTCTTTAGCATCGACCTCGACATCCTGCGCGGAATCGCGCGGTATTTCCAGAATCACCCTGACTGGGGCCGAGGCCGCGACTGGACGGGGATCTATGAGGAGTGCTGCCGCATTCTCTGGCTGGAGATCGACTATCTCAACGAGGGGCGCAACGCCGATCATTTCCGGCGCAACTTTCGCAATGAGTCTTGGGTGAAGGTGCCGCGGGTTTACTGGCGCTACTCGTCACCCCGCACTCTGACGCTGGAGTACCTCCCCGGCATCAAGATCAGTCACTACGAAGCCCTCGAAGCAGCCGGACTCGATCGCAAGCTGCTGGCTCAGCTGGGCGCTCGGGCCTACTTGCAGCAGCTGCTCAATGACGGCTTTTTCCATGCAGACCCTCACCCGGGCAATATTGCGGTCAGCCCGGAGGAAGGGTCGCTGATTTTTTATGACTTTGGCATGATGGGCCAAGTGCGGACTGATATCCGCGAGAAGCTGATGGACACGTTCTTTGGCATTGCCCAAAAGGACGCTGCCCGGGTTGTAGATTCGCTGATCGCGCTGGAGGCGATCGCCCCCACGGACGACATCGGTCCAGTGCGCCGATCGGTGCAGTACATGCTGGACAACTTCATGGACCAGCCCTTTGAAAACCAGTCCGTCAGCGCCATCAGCGAGGATCTCTACGAGATCGCCTACAACAATCCCTTTCGCTTTCCAGCAACTTTCACCTTCGTGATGCGGGCTTTCTCCACCCTAGAAGGGGTTGGCAAGGGCCTTGATCCCGAATTCAACTTTATGGAGGTTGCAAAACCTTTTGCAATGCAGCTTATGGCAGGCGGAAATCAGCAAGAGACCACGAGTCTATTTAATGAGCTCGGGCGTCAGGCAGCCCAGGTGAGCAGCACGGCGCTAAACCTCCCTCGGCGCATCGAGGACACCCTCGGTAAGCTGGAGCAAGGAGACATTCGGGTGCGGGTGCGGTCCACGGAGACGGATCGGGCGCTGCGCCGCCTATCGAGTGTGACGATGGGCATCAACTACATGCTGTTGATTTGCACCTTTATCCTGTCGGCGACGATTTTGTTTGTCCATGGCAAGGGATGGCTGGCCGGGGCGGCTCTGGTGGCCGCAGGGGCGATCGCCTTCTTTTTGATCCGAATGTTTAAGAGAATCGATCGCTACGATCGCATGTTCCAGTAA
- a CDS encoding tetratricopeptide repeat protein, producing the protein MNQWSRYAAWLAVVPLVVGGGSPRAIAADLTNQLNVPAYNNGTSGEVRDTADSLVRIGVLQADKGSLDKAIEVWQQAVELYHAIGDGQALGRTYDRIGLAYGELRKYQEAEDALRRRLAIARDNQDFRGQVYGLNNVGTIMLQRGNLREARPAFQEAMEIAQSIRHLEGEGLSLSNLGLVEAGLGNHAQAVKLYEEALTLRRQAADPSGEATTYNNLGDAYRALGQYRDTIRSYGVGLRLARVSRDRRNQYHAIDGLVETYRRFGPTSRAVDLLEERLELSRALENSRQEFRTLKTFAEFYQEQGNTAAAISFYQRAIPLARTLGFSQEEALMASELNLLTVNAGARR; encoded by the coding sequence ATGAACCAATGGAGTCGATACGCAGCGTGGCTGGCCGTGGTGCCGCTGGTGGTAGGTGGCGGGAGTCCCAGAGCGATCGCCGCTGACTTGACCAATCAGCTCAATGTGCCTGCCTACAATAACGGCACCAGCGGCGAGGTGCGAGACACCGCCGACAGTCTGGTGCGGATCGGAGTCCTGCAAGCAGACAAGGGCTCCCTCGACAAGGCCATCGAAGTGTGGCAGCAGGCTGTGGAGCTGTATCACGCCATTGGCGACGGCCAGGCGCTGGGGCGGACCTACGATCGCATTGGTCTGGCCTACGGCGAGCTGCGCAAGTACCAAGAAGCCGAAGACGCGCTGCGACGCCGACTGGCGATCGCCCGCGACAACCAAGACTTTCGGGGCCAAGTGTACGGCCTGAACAACGTCGGCACGATCATGCTCCAGCGGGGCAACCTGCGCGAAGCGCGGCCAGCCTTCCAAGAAGCCATGGAGATCGCCCAGAGCATTCGCCACCTGGAAGGCGAGGGGCTCTCCCTGAGCAATCTGGGTCTGGTGGAGGCGGGGCTGGGCAACCACGCCCAAGCGGTGAAGCTCTACGAAGAGGCGCTGACCCTGCGTCGCCAAGCCGCCGATCCCTCGGGCGAAGCGACGACTTATAACAATCTAGGCGACGCCTACCGGGCTCTCGGCCAGTATCGGGACACCATCCGGTCCTACGGGGTGGGCCTGCGCCTGGCGCGGGTCAGCCGCGATCGCCGCAACCAGTACCACGCCATCGATGGCCTTGTGGAAACCTACCGCCGCTTTGGGCCGACCAGTCGCGCTGTTGACCTACTCGAGGAGCGCCTAGAGCTTTCGCGAGCCCTCGAAAACTCGCGCCAAGAGTTTCGCACCCTCAAAACCTTTGCGGAGTTCTATCAAGAGCAGGGCAACACGGCCGCCGCGATTAGCTTTTATCAGCGGGCCATTCCCCTGGCGCGGACTCTCGGCTTTAGCCAAGAAGAAGCCCTGATGGCCAGCGAGCTGAACCTGCTCACGGTGAATGCAGGCGCTCGCCGGTAG
- a CDS encoding DUF4346 domain-containing protein — protein MNPVAEAAAALDNELSKRFIALDPGGYLLIYLDREAGQICAKHFTNVIDDKGLALDPETGKPIPVRGKVERTHTTIYRGRTAKELCIELFEKNSDCPITRLDHAAYLGREFLRAEIALLSGAEYIQD, from the coding sequence ATGAATCCAGTCGCCGAGGCGGCCGCCGCGCTCGATAACGAACTCTCCAAACGCTTCATTGCCCTCGATCCCGGTGGCTACCTCCTCATCTACCTCGATCGCGAGGCCGGCCAGATTTGCGCCAAGCACTTCACCAACGTCATCGACGACAAAGGCCTCGCCCTCGACCCCGAAACCGGCAAGCCCATCCCGGTGCGCGGCAAAGTCGAGCGCACCCACACCACCATCTATCGCGGCAGGACCGCCAAAGAGCTCTGCATCGAGCTGTTTGAAAAAAACTCAGACTGCCCCATCACGCGTCTTGATCACGCCGCCTACCTCGGGCGCGAATTTCTCCGGGCCGAAATTGCCCTGCTCAGCGGCGCTGAATATATTCAAGATTGA
- a CDS encoding DUF6825 family protein: MSNSLVHAFFVGRALAEAVGEQLEAGVSEALSELGKFDAEQRERLRQFTESVLERASHAEEAAMQGRTTTTIVPYGSQPTDLQATIDDLRAEVAHLRAELQRYRSRSV, from the coding sequence ATGAGTAATTCTCTAGTTCATGCCTTTTTCGTTGGTCGAGCTCTAGCGGAAGCTGTTGGTGAGCAGCTCGAAGCAGGCGTCAGCGAAGCGCTGAGCGAGCTGGGAAAATTTGATGCTGAGCAGCGCGAGCGCCTGCGTCAGTTCACCGAGTCCGTCCTCGAGCGGGCTAGCCACGCCGAGGAAGCCGCAATGCAGGGCCGCACGACGACCACCATCGTCCCCTACGGCTCCCAGCCGACGGATCTGCAAGCGACCATTGACGATCTGCGAGCCGAGGTCGCCCATCTGCGGGCCGAGCTTCAGCGCTATCGCAGCCGCTCAGTCTAG
- a CDS encoding VOC family protein, which produces MDIVACLHTALLVRDLAQAERFYGEVLGLQKVDRGLKYPGAWYQVGPHQIHLIQDTTAPPALHNRDQWGRNPHVAFGVRDLAAIQAELTDQGYPCQRSASGRSALFTQDPDGNVIEISEIPGTL; this is translated from the coding sequence ATGGACATTGTTGCTTGTTTGCATACGGCTTTGCTGGTGCGCGACCTTGCCCAGGCTGAGCGCTTCTACGGCGAAGTACTCGGCCTGCAAAAAGTCGATCGCGGCCTGAAGTATCCCGGCGCTTGGTACCAGGTCGGTCCGCACCAAATTCACCTAATTCAGGACACCACCGCGCCGCCAGCCCTCCACAATCGCGACCAGTGGGGTCGCAATCCTCATGTTGCATTTGGGGTGCGCGACCTAGCGGCAATCCAGGCAGAGCTGACAGATCAGGGCTACCCTTGCCAGCGCAGTGCCTCCGGGCGATCGGCTCTTTTCACGCAGGATCCCGATGGCAACGTGATCGAAATTAGCGAGATTCCGGGGACGCTTTGA
- a CDS encoding succinic semialdehyde dehydrogenase produces MTLEAPTSSTSDRLPGAAAVAQWRSRSGPWLDVLAQRVVTADPRSEIAVCAPWTGEHLGSVPACTSEDVALAVGQARLAQQAWADRPVGDRRRVLLNYHRLTLDRQDTLLDLVQVESGKARLSAFEEVLDVAVNSRYYGIHGPKFLRDRSHLGALPFFTATREVRQPVGVVGIIAPWNYPLTMAISDALPALMAGNAVILKPATETPFSAIAAVALLEEAGLPPHVCQIVTGRGSELGTPILDSVDSVCFTGSSETGRAIAQQAGDRLLPCSLELGGKNPMIVLADADLDRAVEGAARACFGNAGQLCMSIERIYIQRPLYDRFVEALVAHTQQLTLGAALDYGPAIGSLISPAHQAKVHRLVEAAIAQGAQCLSGGRPRPDLGPCFYEPTLLSQVTPAMALSDTEVFGPVVALYPFDDPAEAIRAANASPYGLNASLWTRNLRLGRQLASQIQCGSVNLNEGYIATWGSVAAPLGGHKASGLGVRHGQTGLLRYTRSQTVATQRGVAIAPSFGLSPQQYAHLMTLALRLLRHLPGLR; encoded by the coding sequence ATGACCCTAGAAGCGCCCACCTCGTCGACCAGCGATCGCCTGCCGGGAGCCGCCGCCGTCGCCCAGTGGCGATCGCGCTCCGGTCCCTGGCTAGACGTCCTGGCCCAGCGCGTTGTCACCGCCGATCCGCGCAGTGAAATAGCGGTTTGCGCGCCCTGGACCGGGGAGCACCTGGGCAGCGTCCCGGCCTGCACCTCGGAGGATGTGGCCCTGGCCGTGGGCCAAGCGCGTCTGGCTCAGCAGGCGTGGGCAGACCGGCCCGTGGGCGATCGCCGCCGCGTCCTGCTGAACTATCACCGCCTGACCCTCGATCGCCAAGACACTCTGCTGGATCTGGTCCAAGTCGAGAGCGGCAAGGCCCGCCTGAGCGCCTTTGAAGAAGTGCTGGATGTGGCCGTCAACAGCCGCTATTACGGGATTCACGGGCCGAAATTTTTGCGCGATCGCTCCCATTTGGGCGCGCTGCCTTTTTTCACGGCCACCCGCGAAGTGCGCCAGCCCGTGGGCGTGGTGGGCATCATCGCGCCCTGGAACTATCCGCTGACTATGGCTATTTCGGACGCGCTGCCAGCCCTGATGGCCGGGAACGCGGTGATTCTCAAGCCCGCCACCGAGACGCCCTTTAGCGCGATCGCCGCCGTCGCCCTGCTGGAAGAAGCAGGCCTGCCGCCCCATGTGTGCCAGATCGTTACGGGGCGCGGCAGCGAGCTGGGGACACCGATCCTAGACAGCGTTGACTCTGTTTGCTTCACGGGCAGCTCCGAGACCGGGCGGGCGATCGCGCAGCAGGCAGGCGATCGCCTGCTGCCGTGCTCCCTGGAGCTCGGCGGCAAAAATCCCATGATTGTCCTGGCCGATGCCGACCTCGATCGCGCCGTCGAGGGAGCGGCCCGCGCCTGCTTTGGCAACGCTGGCCAGCTCTGCATGTCCATCGAGCGCATCTACATTCAGCGTCCCCTCTACGATCGCTTTGTCGAGGCCCTGGTGGCCCACACCCAGCAGCTCACTTTGGGCGCGGCTCTGGACTACGGCCCCGCCATCGGCTCGCTGATTTCCCCAGCCCACCAGGCCAAGGTCCATCGCCTAGTCGAAGCGGCGATCGCCCAAGGTGCCCAGTGTCTGAGCGGCGGTCGCCCCCGACCCGATCTCGGGCCTTGTTTCTACGAGCCCACCCTGCTGAGCCAGGTCACCCCTGCCATGGCCCTCAGCGACACCGAAGTCTTTGGTCCCGTGGTCGCCCTCTATCCCTTCGACGATCCGGCAGAGGCGATTCGGGCCGCCAACGCCTCGCCCTACGGCCTCAACGCCAGCCTGTGGACTCGCAACCTCCGCCTGGGTCGCCAGCTAGCCAGCCAGATTCAGTGCGGCTCCGTCAATCTCAACGAGGGCTACATCGCGACCTGGGGCTCCGTTGCGGCCCCCCTGGGCGGCCACAAAGCGTCGGGGCTGGGGGTCCGCCACGGCCAAACGGGCCTGCTGCGCTACACCCGCAGCCAGACCGTCGCCACTCAGCGCGGCGTCGCGATCGCCCCTAGCTTCGGCCTCTCGCCCCAGCAGTACGCCCACCTGATGACCCTGGCTCTGCGCCTGCTGCGCCATCTCCCCGGCCTGCGCTAG
- the mgsA gene encoding methylglyoxal synthase, producing MPTIALIAHDRKKDDMVAFAKRHAPLLARYKVVATGTTGQRIQEGTGLAVDCLLSGPMGGDAQIAALVATRNVVAVVFFLDPLYAQPHEPDIRALLRICEVHNVPLATNLATAEAVLFSLIKVKIGYLIFNPVAGQGNPNQELMQIQKLLEPQIQLEVCITEPEVDPADYAQQAIAAQADLVIASGGDGTVSAVAGALINTGIPLGIIPRGTANAFSVALNIPTNVQAACELILSGTTRIVDAARCNGLPMILLAGIGFEAETVDRANREVKNRLGTLAYILAGIQQLNEHELFTTYIEVEGVVNEFEAGAVTIANAAPPTSILAQGSGEVLAHDGLLDVTISTSNTRIQAVQAMFSLLGAGLVKAAPNRPDVVHLRAPRLTVTTTPPQKVVVDGEIIGTTPVEIECIPDGLKVFAPLPVA from the coding sequence ATGCCTACCATTGCCCTGATTGCCCACGATCGCAAGAAAGATGACATGGTTGCCTTCGCTAAGCGCCATGCTCCGCTGCTGGCTCGCTACAAAGTCGTTGCCACCGGCACCACCGGCCAGCGCATCCAGGAAGGCACGGGCCTAGCCGTAGACTGTCTGCTATCGGGGCCCATGGGAGGCGATGCGCAAATTGCTGCCTTGGTGGCCACGCGCAATGTCGTCGCCGTGGTTTTCTTCCTCGATCCGCTCTACGCCCAGCCCCACGAGCCGGACATTCGGGCGCTGCTGCGCATTTGCGAAGTCCACAACGTTCCCCTCGCCACCAACTTGGCCACTGCCGAAGCTGTGTTGTTCTCCCTGATCAAGGTCAAGATCGGCTACCTCATCTTCAATCCGGTGGCGGGCCAGGGCAACCCCAATCAGGAGCTGATGCAAATCCAGAAGCTCCTGGAGCCCCAGATCCAGCTAGAGGTCTGCATCACTGAGCCGGAGGTCGATCCGGCGGACTATGCGCAGCAGGCGATCGCCGCTCAGGCTGACTTGGTCATCGCTTCGGGAGGTGACGGCACGGTCTCGGCGGTGGCCGGAGCGCTGATCAACACCGGCATTCCCCTGGGCATCATTCCCCGCGGCACCGCCAACGCCTTTTCGGTGGCGCTGAATATTCCCACCAATGTTCAGGCCGCCTGCGAGCTGATTCTCTCGGGCACCACGCGGATCGTGGACGCGGCTCGCTGCAACGGGTTGCCGATGATTTTGCTGGCGGGCATTGGCTTTGAAGCAGAAACAGTCGATCGCGCCAATCGCGAGGTCAAAAACCGCCTGGGCACCCTCGCCTACATCCTGGCGGGCATTCAGCAGCTCAACGAACACGAGCTATTTACGACCTATATCGAGGTGGAGGGCGTCGTGAACGAGTTCGAGGCGGGGGCGGTCACCATTGCCAACGCGGCGCCGCCGACGTCGATTTTGGCCCAGGGCTCGGGAGAAGTCTTGGCCCACGACGGCTTGCTGGATGTCACCATTAGCACCTCCAATACCCGAATTCAGGCGGTGCAGGCGATGTTTAGCCTGCTGGGGGCGGGACTGGTGAAGGCAGCCCCCAACCGGCCCGACGTGGTTCACCTGCGGGCGCCTCGGCTGACGGTGACCACGACGCCGCCCCAAAAGGTGGTGGTAGATGGCGAAATTATTGGCACGACGCCGGTCGAGATCGAATGCATCCCCGACGGCCTAAAAGTGTTTGCGCCCTTGCCAGTGGCCTGA
- a CDS encoding NblA/ycf18 family protein yields the protein MDPNTFELTLEQQFQMRLMEESAQRMSYEQAQELLVQATRLLMMKENIIKSLIRKAPPSIEEFAA from the coding sequence ATGGACCCCAACACCTTTGAACTCACGCTCGAGCAGCAGTTCCAAATGCGACTCATGGAAGAGTCGGCCCAGCGTATGAGCTACGAGCAAGCCCAAGAGCTTCTAGTTCAAGCAACCCGTCTTCTGATGATGAAAGAAAACATCATCAAAAGCTTGATTCGCAAAGCGCCTCCTAGCATCGAGGAATTTGCGGCTTAG
- a CDS encoding diguanylate cyclase, whose product MQGLFTNPDRERRALDLVHSSRVTQRRDQAPFEPLTRLATQLCQAAIATIEFPPAADGRSAAVPAAPTDAGGAIAPMAARPIQAADTAGYSLPEEALNQPWFVAEVPLVSPEGDLLGQLCLFNAHPYTLTIEQVQALELVAAQIVLQLRLQHQVASLEANLDQRQQQIYHLQEAHQQLQTAMNLLERRNRQGQLLSRLSQVLHDFLSLQEAQETLARFIAPLFPEESGAIAIVNLDGSLHWIAQWGDPPIFTESGAIADYWQWLQSRTRAQESVRETLVCEGDHAHQQPAQYGCFPLLHRGEMVGLLCVTFSTWDKASIRNQKRLAFTTSGYLATGLANLQQREQLHQQSIQDPLTGLFNRRYMTKALHQTLQRACQSNTSVALVMLDIDHFKRFNDSFGHPAGDMVLRDFSLFVKGAVRGSDLACRYGGEEFTLILPGVTLEVARQRADKLRRGIKYLNMQYQGQSLGVVTLSAGVAVFPLHGMTAEALICAADQALYQAKANGRDRVEVAIALPEQWSPSP is encoded by the coding sequence ATGCAAGGTTTATTTACCAACCCCGATCGCGAGCGTCGTGCCTTGGATTTAGTCCATTCTTCGCGCGTGACTCAGCGGCGAGATCAGGCTCCCTTCGAACCCCTGACTCGTTTGGCAACTCAGCTATGTCAAGCAGCGATCGCAACCATTGAGTTTCCACCTGCTGCCGACGGACGGTCGGCGGCAGTTCCCGCAGCGCCGACTGATGCAGGGGGGGCGATCGCACCGATGGCGGCCCGCCCGATCCAGGCTGCTGATACAGCGGGCTACTCTTTGCCAGAGGAGGCGCTCAACCAGCCGTGGTTTGTGGCTGAGGTGCCGCTGGTGAGTCCTGAGGGGGACTTGCTCGGGCAGCTCTGTCTGTTCAATGCCCATCCCTACACGCTCACGATCGAGCAAGTTCAGGCTCTAGAGCTCGTAGCAGCTCAGATTGTCTTACAGCTGCGGCTTCAGCACCAGGTTGCGTCCCTAGAGGCCAATCTCGATCAGCGCCAGCAGCAGATTTATCATCTCCAAGAGGCGCATCAGCAGCTCCAAACCGCGATGAATTTGCTGGAGCGGCGCAACCGCCAAGGGCAGCTACTGAGCCGGTTGAGCCAGGTGCTGCACGATTTTCTGTCGTTGCAGGAGGCTCAGGAGACCTTGGCGCGCTTTATTGCGCCGCTGTTTCCGGAGGAGTCAGGAGCGATCGCCATCGTCAATCTCGATGGCAGTCTCCACTGGATCGCTCAGTGGGGCGATCCACCTATCTTCACGGAGTCGGGGGCGATCGCAGACTACTGGCAGTGGCTCCAGAGCCGGACCCGAGCCCAAGAGTCGGTGCGCGAAACATTGGTGTGCGAGGGAGATCACGCTCACCAGCAGCCAGCCCAGTACGGCTGCTTTCCCCTGCTCCATCGCGGCGAAATGGTTGGCCTGCTATGCGTAACTTTTTCTACCTGGGATAAAGCCAGCATACGCAACCAGAAGCGTCTGGCGTTCACGACGTCGGGCTACCTGGCTACGGGGCTGGCCAATCTGCAGCAGCGCGAGCAGCTGCACCAGCAGAGCATCCAGGATCCGCTGACGGGGCTTTTTAACCGTCGCTATATGACCAAGGCGCTGCACCAAACGCTCCAGCGCGCCTGCCAGAGCAATACGTCCGTGGCCCTAGTGATGCTGGACATCGACCACTTCAAGCGCTTCAACGACTCCTTTGGGCATCCCGCTGGGGATATGGTGCTGCGGGACTTTAGTCTGTTTGTCAAAGGGGCTGTGCGGGGGTCGGACTTGGCCTGTCGCTACGGCGGCGAAGAGTTTACGCTGATCTTGCCGGGGGTGACCCTGGAGGTGGCGCGGCAGCGGGCAGACAAGCTGCGGCGGGGCATCAAATATCTGAATATGCAGTACCAAGGGCAATCTTTGGGCGTGGTGACGCTGTCGGCAGGGGTGGCGGTTTTTCCGCTCCACGGCATGACGGCGGAGGCGCTGATCTGTGCGGCGGACCAGGCCCTCTACCAGGCCAAGGCCAACGGGCGCGATCGCGTGGAGGTGGCGATCGCCTTGCCTGAGCAGTGGTCCCCGAGCCCTTAG
- a CDS encoding Stp1/IreP family PP2C-type Ser/Thr phosphatase produces MKRQYTGLTDVGLLRSVNQDAYYVDPEGRFFIVADGMGGHAGGQEASQLATDTIREYLIDRWTSEDSTPVLLEQAFLKANQAILQDQQAHPERADMGTTAVVVALREEPFCAHIGDSRLYRLRGAKLEQLTEDHTWVARALRLGSISADQARTHPMRHVLSQCLGREDMEHIDIHAFDCQPSDRLLLCSDGLTEELSDHMIASNLKSIRASEMAADALVKAAKERGGRDNITVIVIMFDPAYTD; encoded by the coding sequence ATGAAACGCCAATACACGGGTCTCACGGACGTGGGGCTCCTTCGGTCGGTCAATCAAGATGCATATTATGTTGACCCCGAAGGCCGCTTTTTTATCGTGGCGGACGGCATGGGGGGGCATGCAGGGGGCCAAGAGGCCAGTCAGCTGGCCACGGACACGATCAGAGAGTATCTGATCGATCGCTGGACCTCCGAGGACTCCACGCCTGTTCTGCTAGAGCAGGCATTTCTCAAGGCAAATCAGGCCATTTTGCAGGATCAGCAAGCCCATCCTGAGCGGGCCGACATGGGGACAACCGCCGTGGTCGTGGCCCTGCGAGAAGAGCCGTTTTGCGCTCACATCGGCGACTCGCGGCTCTACCGACTGCGGGGGGCCAAGCTCGAGCAGCTCACCGAAGATCACACTTGGGTCGCCCGCGCTCTGCGCCTCGGCTCCATTTCGGCCGACCAGGCCCGCACCCACCCCATGCGCCACGTCCTCTCCCAGTGCCTGGGCCGAGAAGACATGGAGCACATCGATATCCATGCCTTTGACTGTCAGCCGAGCGATCGCCTCCTGCTGTGCAGCGACGGCCTGACAGAGGAGCTGTCGGATCACATGATCGCCTCCAACCTCAAGTCCATTCGCGCGAGCGAGATGGCCGCTGACGCCCTCGTGAAGGCAGCCAAGGAGCGCGGTGGCCGGGATAACATCACCGTCATCGTGATTATGTTTGATCCCGCGTACACGGATTGA